A single window of Paenibacillus sp. SYP-B4298 DNA harbors:
- a CDS encoding response regulator, translated as MRVMFVDDEPIIREGLHSLIDWRDAGFDECLEAPNAIAAMELMKASPPDLVITDIFMPEMSGIDFARQAKTEFPSIRFIILTGYEKFEYAREAVAIGISSYLVKPVLPDELKESVQSVVQEIGQEQRTSLINADARRKLDIYKPIVIEKLWADLLSGAFAGTDEMNERMEAAGLQALPGCYLGVSIKLNMNSLLRDPYNDMTQVNGEVRRIAAERLRGRWLHIADAGPGLLRIVLQCEVEPKAYEQLLGECERKLGLSACIGIGGTYPELTSIFKSINEAEEAVHLLSLMESGGVMSYESIPSWRNSHIDYPYVEEKELIEAIRFRDQLDDQPLAPFVRALEAQQAAPQMMKLMFVHLLGTIYRLADEYKAGDSLPPYIENYARLSDMDSVSDIQQFFETCFNQLLAIKARTHAGYVDILVERAKLAMVEGYADSNLSVSTVARLLCITPNYLSRIFHQKTGMTCVEYLTGIRLDEAKKLLIHTSLKNYDIAEKIGYASAHYFSSLFKKNTGLTPSEFRERHGARER; from the coding sequence GGCGGGACGCCGGGTTCGATGAATGTCTGGAGGCGCCCAATGCAATAGCGGCGATGGAGCTGATGAAGGCCAGTCCACCCGATCTGGTCATTACCGATATTTTTATGCCGGAGATGTCCGGTATTGATTTTGCTCGTCAGGCCAAAACGGAGTTTCCGTCGATTCGATTCATTATCCTGACAGGCTATGAGAAGTTTGAATATGCAAGAGAGGCTGTGGCCATCGGCATCTCCAGTTATCTGGTGAAGCCGGTTCTGCCCGATGAGCTGAAGGAATCGGTGCAGAGCGTCGTCCAGGAGATTGGCCAGGAGCAGCGAACCTCGCTGATCAATGCCGATGCGCGGCGCAAGCTGGATATTTATAAGCCGATCGTCATCGAGAAGCTGTGGGCAGATCTGCTCTCTGGGGCATTCGCAGGGACGGATGAGATGAACGAGCGAATGGAGGCGGCAGGGCTCCAGGCTCTCCCGGGCTGCTATCTGGGCGTCTCGATCAAGCTGAATATGAATTCGCTTCTGCGCGACCCTTATAATGATATGACTCAGGTGAACGGGGAGGTGCGCCGGATAGCTGCAGAACGACTGCGTGGCAGATGGCTGCATATCGCGGATGCGGGACCCGGACTGCTGCGGATTGTGCTGCAATGCGAGGTGGAGCCCAAGGCGTATGAGCAACTGCTGGGCGAATGTGAGCGGAAGCTGGGGCTGAGCGCTTGCATCGGAATCGGTGGTACCTACCCGGAATTGACCAGCATCTTCAAGTCGATCAATGAGGCCGAGGAAGCTGTGCATCTGCTGTCGCTCATGGAGAGTGGCGGGGTGATGAGCTATGAGAGCATCCCGAGCTGGCGCAACAGCCATATCGATTATCCGTATGTGGAGGAGAAGGAGCTGATCGAAGCGATACGCTTTCGCGACCAGCTCGACGACCAGCCGCTAGCCCCATTCGTGAGGGCGCTTGAGGCGCAGCAGGCCGCGCCGCAGATGATGAAGCTGATGTTTGTCCATCTGCTGGGGACGATCTACAGACTGGCCGACGAATATAAGGCAGGAGATTCATTGCCGCCCTATATCGAGAATTATGCCCGGCTGAGTGATATGGATTCGGTGAGCGACATTCAGCAGTTTTTCGAGACATGCTTCAATCAACTACTGGCGATCAAGGCGCGAACGCATGCGGGCTATGTGGATATTCTGGTGGAGCGAGCCAAGCTGGCGATGGTTGAGGGGTATGCCGACAGCAACTTGTCTGTCAGTACGGTCGCGCGTCTGCTGTGCATTACACCGAATTACCTGTCGCGCATCTTCCATCAGAAGACGGGCATGACCTGTGTGGAATACTTGACTGGCATCCGTCTGGACGAAGCGAAGAAGCTGCTCATTCATACCTCGCTGAAAAATTATGATATTGCAGAGAAGATCGGCTATGCGAGCGCCCATTATTTCAGCAGCTTGTTCAAGAAAAATACAGGTCTTACACCTAGCGAGTTTCGGGAGCGCCATGGAGCCAGGGAGCGATGA